The following coding sequences are from one Triticum dicoccoides isolate Atlit2015 ecotype Zavitan chromosome 4A, WEW_v2.0, whole genome shotgun sequence window:
- the LOC119288973 gene encoding phosphatidylinositol 4-phosphate 5-kinase 6-like, which produces MSRHATMSGAKMNQLPPPASRLWEAGIRKLNTTMAIRRGSSVFPATSPALDGDPAVALSVASSNTIYGYDVVENDDDATGGDDIEDNEEDSDEEEAGPETHSEQLLPSGDFYQGSVRGDLPDGSGKFLWTDGSMYEGSWRQGRASGRGKFSWASGATYEGDLAGGYMHGHGTYIGEFGDTFAGHWANNFRHGRGTQAYANGDVYDGHWRDGRQDGHGRYIWRYGHEYIGTWRAGEMHGCGTVIWADGDRYDGAWEDAKPKGQGTFRWADGGMYIGVWCQQESGETNAMGGVFYPPSGGPAVPMPPREPREAITKLLEELAVTEGKAASLLPSEKIVTWPGVEAVLKKPVWRPPEPEQIQGRRSRSSVSSIDMDLAAEGEEAQAQAQAQAHAQAQAQSSMSSEEAQARAASVERAWLRATSCMRAPPKPAKKQGETISKGHKNYELMLNLQLGIRHAVGRHSAPNSLDLKSSAFDPKEKVWTRFPPEGSKHTPPHQSCDFRWKDYCPLVFRTLRKLFDVDPADYMISICGDDALRELSSPGKSGSFFYLTNDDKYMIKTMKKSEVKVLLRMLPAYYKHVRNFEHTLVTKFFGLHCVKITGAIQKKVRFVIMGNLFCSHYGIHRRFDLKGSSQGRMTDKPLDQIDEHTTLKDLDLNFIFRLGGSWFQEFCRQVDKDCELLEQERIMDYSLLVGIHFNDRFNGNADNGGAEDSEQNKKLSAKLGIAMQSRVENVVRNPESESPLIGDPTGEFREVVLFFGIIDILQDYDISKKLEHAYKSQLYDPNSISAVDPKQYCKRFRDFIYRAFTEDVQ; this is translated from the exons ATGTCACGTCACGCCACCATGTCGGGGGCCAAGATGAACCAACTCCCGCCTCCGGCCAGCCGGCTCTGGGAGGCGGGCATCCGCAAGCTCAACACCACCATGGCCATCCGCCGCGGCAGCTCCGTCTTCCCCGCCACCAGCCCCGCCCTCGACGGCGACCCCGCAGTCGCCCTCTCCGTCGCCTCCTCCAACACCATCTACGGCTACGACGTCGTCGAAAACGACGACGATGCCACGGGCGGCGATGACATCGAGGACAACGAGGAagacagcgacgaggaggaggcgggccCGGAGACCCACTCGGAGCAGCTGCTCCCCAGCGGCGACTTCTACCAGGGCAGCGTGCGCGGCGATCTCCCGGACGGCTCCGGCAAGTTTTTATGGACGGACGGCAGCATGTACGAGGGTTCGTGGCGCCAGGGGCGCGCGTCCGGGCGCGGCAAGTTCTCCTGGGCCTCCGGCGCCACCTACGAGGGCGACCTCGCCGGCGGCTACATGCACGGCCACGGCACCTACATCGGCGAGTTCGGGGACACGTTCGCGGGCCACTGGGCCAACAACTTCCGGCACGGGCGCGGCACGCAGGCCTACGCCAACGGCGACGTCTACGACGGGCACTGGCGCGACGGGCGGCAGGATGGGCACGGGCGGTACATTTGGCGGTACGGGCACGAGTACATCGGCACGTGGCGCGCCGGCGAGATGCACGGGTGCGGCACCGTGATATGGGCCGACGGGGACCGGTACGACGGCGCGTGGGAGGACGCCAAGCCCAAGGGGCAGGGCACGTTCCGGTGGGCGGACGGCGGCATGTACATCGGCGTGTGGTGCCAGCAGGAGTCCGGCGAGACGAACGCAATGGGCGGCGTGTTCTACCCGCCGTCCGGCGGGCCGGCCGTGCCGATGCCGCCGCGGGAGCCGCGGGAGGCGATCACGAAGCTGCTGGAGGAGCTGGCGGTGACGGAGGGCAAGGCGGCGTCGCTGCTACCATCGGAGAAGATCGTGACGTGGCCCGGGGTGGAGGCGGTGCTGAAGAAGCCGGTGTGGCGGCCGCCGGAGCCGGAGCAAATCCAAGGGAGGAGGTCGAGGAGCAGCGTGTCGTCGATTGACATGGACCTCGCCGCCGAGGGGGAGGAGGCCCAGGCGCAGGCGCAGGCGCAGGCCCATGCCCAGGCGCAGGCCCAGTCCAGCATGAGCAGCGAGGAGGCCCAGGCCAGGGCGGCGTCCGTGGAAAGGGCGTGGCTGCGGGCGACGTCGTGCATGCGCGCGCCGCCCAAGCCGGCCAAGAAGCAGGGGGAGACCATATCCAAGGGCCACAAGAACTACGAGCTCATGCTCAACCTCCAGCTTGGCATCAG GCATGCCGTGGGGAGGCATTCGGCGCCCAACTCGCTGGATCTCAAGTCATCGGCGTTTGATCCCAAGGAGAAGGTGTGGACCAGGTTTCCTCCTGAAGGATCCAAGCACACGCCGCCTCACCAGTCATGCGATTTCCGGTGGAAGGACTACTGCCCACTGGTCTTCAG GACCTTGCGCAAGCTCTTTGACGTCGACCCAGCGGACTACATGATCTCCATCTGCGGCGACGACGCGCTTCGGGAACTATCATCACCTGGAAAGAGTGGAAGCTTCTTCTACCTCACCAACGATGACAAGTACATGATCAAGACAATGAAGAAATCAGAAGTTAAA GTGCTTCTTAGGATGCTTCCAGCCTATTATAAGCATGTCCGCAATTTTGAACATACCCTAGTGACTAAGTTCTTTGGTCTGCACTGCGTTAAAATCACTGGAGCTATTCAGAAAAAG GTTCGGTTTGTTATAATGGGGAATCTTTTCTGCTCTCACTATGGGATTCATCGGCGTTTCGATTTGAAAGGATCATCACAAGGTCGCATGACTGACAAGCCCCTTGATCAAATCGATGAGCACACCACTTTGAAGGATCTTGATCTCAACTTCATTTTCCGGTTAGGGGGATCTTGGTTCCAGGAGTTTTGCAG GCAAGTGGACAAAGATTGTGAGTTACTAGAGCAGGAGAGGATCATGGACTATAGTCTTTTGGTTGGCATTCACTTCAATGATCGAT TTAACGGCAATGCTGACAACGGTGGTGCTGAAGATTCTGAGCAAAATAA GAAATTATCAGCGAAACTGGGGATCGCCATGCAGTCGAGGGTGGAGAACGTTGTGCGGAACCCCGAGAGCGAGTCGCCGCTCATTGGTGATCCCACGGGAGAATTTCGGGAGGTGGTCCTCTTCTTCGGCATCATCGACATCCTGCAAGACTACGACATCAGCAAGAAGCTGGAGCACGCCTACAAATCTCAGCTGTATGATCCCAACTCCATATCGGCCGTCGAccccaagcagtactgcaagaggtTCAGGGACTTCATCTACAGGGCCTTCACTGAAGACGTGCAGTGA